The following proteins are co-located in the Camelina sativa cultivar DH55 chromosome 12, Cs, whole genome shotgun sequence genome:
- the LOC104729887 gene encoding uncharacterized protein LOC104729887 — protein MERNDEIEETPAGGPSPRSTKLKLGNRADPFLVVCRCFSVVTSLIAILCVVVNVLAAVRSFRDSHDLFDGIFRCYAVVIACFVVLVETEWGFILKFSKVLEYWAGRGMLQIFAAVMTRAFPDYMAQRKDLMLLQNIASYLLLACGVIYVISGVLCIGFLKRARQQKEISREQAVKDLEEIARRREELEQLLLEHQNRDDDV, from the exons ATGGAGAGGAATGATGAAATCGAAGAAACCCCCGCCGGCGGACCTTCTCCCCGATCCACGAAATTGAAGCTCGGAAACAGAGCAGACCCTTTCCTTGTTGTTTGCAGATGCTTCAGCGTCGTCACATCTCTCATCGCCATTCTCTGCGTTGTCGTTAATGTTCTCGCTGCCGTTCGTTCCTTCCGAGACAGCCACGAT CTCTTTGATGGAATATTCCGGTGTTATGCTGTGGTGATTGCTTGCTTTGTTGTCCTCGTTGAGACTGAATGGGGTTTCATTCTCAAATTCTCGAAG GTTCTTGAATACTGGGCTGGGAGAGGAATGCTTCAGATTTT TGCTGCTGTGATGACAAGAGCTTTCCCTGACTATATGGCTCAAAGGAAGGATCTCATGCTTCTTCAGAATATCGCTAGCTATTTGCTCCTTGCCTGTGGTGTTATCTATGTCATTTCA GGAGTTCTATGCATCGGCTTTCTGAAGCGTGCTCGACAGCAGAAGGAAATTTCAAGAGAACAAGCCGTCAAGGATCTTGAG GAGATAGCCAGACGCAGGGAAGAGTTAGAACAATTGCTCCTGGAGCATCAGAATAGAGACGATGACGTGTGA
- the LOC104729890 gene encoding uncharacterized protein LOC104729890 → MHQSHDEVIIQGRLDVEGGGEKNGIDGRLVGREGITVGNEGNVGIGGITVGIVGRFGCGKDDGIGNGGIAVGIVGRVGRDGCGNVDGNGGSPIVGIGRLGI, encoded by the coding sequence atgCATCAATCACATGATGAAGTGATAATTCAAGGACGACTTGATGTAGAAGGCGGAGGAGAGAAGAACGGAATAGATGGGAGACTAGTTGGAAGAGAAGGAATTACCGTAGGAAACGAAGGCAACGTTGGCATTGGAGGCATTACAGTGGGAATTGTGGGAAGATTTGGTTGTGGCAAAGATGATGGCATTGGAAACGGAGGCATTGCAGTAGGCATTGTGGGAAGAGTTGGTAGAGATGGTTGTGGCAACGTTGATGGCAATGGAGGTAGTCCCATTGTCGGGATAGGCAGGCTTGGAATCTGA